Proteins from one Mercurialis annua linkage group LG7, ddMerAnnu1.2, whole genome shotgun sequence genomic window:
- the LOC126657030 gene encoding uncharacterized protein LOC126657030 — protein sequence MDILFSVLVTAAIYLIATNLIFYGLAVESPKYTLLHSDSDYEIRLYREVSWISALVQGTTSFHKSTTDGFHRIHQYIHGANLNSVQLPMTAPVLTNIRPSSTMTVYYIKLFLTKGNPPQPSAELNLQLERGRAQCLAVRKFSGFAEDDNIKKEMEGLVASLTKHSPGNTTLKDGITSYTIAQYNSSHHISGRYNEVWIDVSGFNIEGCLPKGYDN from the exons ATGGATATTCTTTTCTCAGTCTTAGTGACAGCTGCAATATACTTAATTGCAACTAATCTGATTTTCTATGGCCTTGCAGTAGAATCACCTAAGTACACATTACTGCACTCTGATTCAGACTATGAGATCAGACTCTACAGAGAAGTTTCCTGGATTTCAGCTCTTGTTCAAGGAACAACTTCTTTTCACAAATCTACCACAGATGGCTTTCACAG GATTCACCAATACATTCATGGAGCAAATCTGAACTCTGTTCAGCTTCCAATGACTGCTCCTGTCTTAACTAACATCAGACCATCATCAACAATGACTGTATATTATATAAAGTTGTTCTTAACTAAAGGTAACCCTCCGCAGCCCAGCGCCGAACTTAATTTACAGTTAGAGAGAGGGCGAGCTCAGTGTTTAGCGGTCAGAAAGTTTTCAGGGTTCGCGGAGGATGATAACATTAAGAAAGAAATGGAGGGTCTAGTTGCCAGTCTAACTAAACACTCACCTGGAAACACAACACTTAAAGATGGCATCACTTCCTATACAATTGCTCAGTATAATTCTTCACATCACATATCGGGGCGATATAATGAAGTATGGATTGATGTTTCGGGTTTTAATATAGAAGGATGTTTACCTAAAGGATATGATAACTAG